In Burkholderia sp. GAS332, one DNA window encodes the following:
- a CDS encoding Predicted kinase, aminoglycoside phosphotransferase (APT) family — protein MNAHLQFDTENLTRYLTAHVPGFQGPLSVEKFPGGQSNPTFLLKAQSGHYVLRRQPPGALLKSAHAVDREFRVLSALGRTSVPVARAYHLCEDRDVIGSLFYVMSYEDGRIFWNPALPEVPVEERGSIYDALLGTMAALHDVDIDEVGLSDYGRPGDYFARQIDLWTRQYRAAQTDTLEPMESLIAWLPAHCPAETGKPSLVHGDFRIDNLIFMRGEPRVRAVLDWELSTLGNPLADIAYFCMCLRLPPGSHIAGLAGLNRGALGVPDEASIVERYGELRGMSSIENWNFYLAFSFFRLAAIAQGVKKRALSGNASNEKARQVGEMAGVLAKMGMDLI, from the coding sequence ATGAATGCCCATCTTCAATTCGACACCGAAAATCTCACACGTTATCTGACAGCGCACGTGCCCGGGTTTCAAGGACCGTTGTCCGTCGAGAAATTTCCCGGCGGACAGTCCAATCCGACGTTTCTGTTGAAGGCGCAAAGCGGTCACTACGTGCTGAGGCGTCAGCCTCCCGGCGCACTGCTCAAGTCCGCTCATGCGGTTGATCGTGAGTTTCGCGTGCTGTCGGCGCTTGGCAGAACATCGGTCCCGGTCGCCCGTGCGTATCACCTTTGCGAGGACCGTGACGTCATCGGTAGCCTGTTTTACGTCATGAGCTACGAAGACGGGCGAATCTTCTGGAATCCGGCGCTGCCCGAAGTACCCGTCGAGGAGCGCGGCTCAATCTATGACGCACTGCTCGGCACGATGGCGGCGCTCCACGACGTGGATATCGACGAAGTCGGATTGTCGGACTACGGCCGCCCGGGCGACTATTTCGCGCGTCAAATCGACCTGTGGACCCGGCAATATCGCGCCGCGCAGACCGATACCCTGGAGCCGATGGAGTCGCTGATCGCGTGGCTGCCGGCCCACTGTCCGGCGGAAACCGGCAAGCCTTCGCTCGTGCACGGCGATTTCCGTATCGACAACCTCATTTTCATGCGCGGCGAACCGCGAGTTCGCGCTGTTCTCGACTGGGAGCTATCCACGCTCGGCAATCCTCTGGCCGACATCGCGTACTTCTGCATGTGTTTGCGGCTTCCGCCCGGCAGCCATATCGCCGGACTCGCAGGCTTGAATCGCGGAGCGTTGGGGGTGCCGGACGAGGCGTCGATTGTCGAGCGCTATGGCGAGCTGCGGGGCATGTCGTCGATTGAGAACTGGAATTTCTACCTGGCGTTCAGCTTCTTCCGGCTCGCCGCTATCGCACAGGGTGTGAAGAAACGGGCCTTGAGCGGTAACGCATCGAATGAAAAGGCCCGGCAGGTGGGGGAGATGGCTGGCGTGCTGGCGAAGATGGGCATGGACCTGATCTGA
- a CDS encoding transcriptional regulator, MucR family translates to MKNHDASGIRTPRSGNAAVPLGAGDPPRRVVTEDVDLIELTAEIVASFVSCNPLPAADLSAFISSTYAALAALRPTSAPATQQRAAVPIEESVHDDYLVCLEDGRRLKSLTRYLQRHFAMTPDEYRAKWGLPADYPMVARANSALRSSIAKRHPAGAIKPRRGNLR, encoded by the coding sequence ATGAAGAATCATGATGCTTCGGGAATCCGCACGCCACGTTCTGGCAATGCGGCTGTTCCACTCGGAGCCGGTGATCCGCCGCGGCGGGTCGTGACGGAGGACGTCGATCTGATCGAGCTCACCGCCGAAATCGTGGCGAGCTTCGTGTCGTGCAATCCGTTGCCGGCGGCCGATCTGTCGGCGTTCATCTCGAGCACCTACGCCGCGCTGGCCGCATTGCGCCCGACCTCGGCACCGGCTACGCAGCAGCGGGCTGCGGTGCCGATCGAGGAATCGGTGCACGACGATTACCTCGTCTGTCTCGAAGACGGACGCCGGCTGAAGTCGCTCACGCGCTACCTGCAACGCCACTTCGCGATGACCCCCGACGAATACCGCGCGAAGTGGGGCCTGCCCGCTGACTACCCGATGGTTGCGCGGGCTAATTCCGCGCTGCGCTCGTCGATCGCGAAGCGCCATCCCGCGGGCGCCATCAAGCCGCGCCGCGGCAACCTGAGATGA
- a CDS encoding Response regulator receiver domain-containing protein, producing the protein MHTPPVRTVGVIDDDRRVLTSLANLLASGGYGTRIYETADAFLAVDHSDLACVITDLGMRPIDGLQVLQRIAQSPSPVPVIIITGRPSEYSDDYFLRLGAVGFFRKPVDGDALLERLSDVI; encoded by the coding sequence ATGCACACGCCTCCGGTTCGAACTGTCGGCGTGATTGATGACGACCGGCGCGTGTTGACGTCGCTTGCGAACCTGCTTGCCTCCGGTGGCTACGGAACACGGATTTACGAAACGGCTGATGCGTTCCTGGCGGTGGATCATTCGGATCTGGCATGCGTGATCACGGACCTGGGAATGCGGCCGATAGATGGTCTTCAGGTACTGCAGCGAATCGCTCAATCTCCGAGTCCGGTTCCGGTCATCATCATCACAGGCAGGCCGAGTGAATATTCGGACGACTACTTTCTTCGACTAGGCGCCGTTGGCTTTTTCCGCAAGCCCGTTGATGGTGATGCGTTACTCGAACGTCTGAGCGATGTGATTTGA
- a CDS encoding transcriptional regulator, LysR family, translated as MRLSKVDLNLFVVFEAVYRTRNLTRAAEMLFITQPAVSNALARMRKAFDDQLFVSTSAGMMPTPASENIIGQVREALQLLDSSTHVGGRFDPASSERTFRLSMTDLTEALLLPALEEVLQQLAPGIRIESYFTTRREVPEALASGAVNLAIDAPLIDDPYLEQEPVGRDRYACMLRHDHPFTRKKLTIDDYLRFGHIHVSSRPQGSGLVDAELNRLGLRRSIQTRVQHYLVAPLIAMRTDLVLTAPLVLLQRYDARILALPFDLPDLQSHCYWHRSVTGDPAHRWLREQIGRLMREMHQ; from the coding sequence ATGCGTCTGTCCAAGGTTGATCTGAATCTCTTCGTGGTCTTCGAAGCCGTCTACAGAACGCGAAACCTGACGCGCGCAGCGGAGATGCTGTTCATCACCCAGCCTGCTGTCAGCAATGCGTTGGCGCGGATGCGCAAGGCATTCGACGATCAGCTCTTTGTCAGTACCTCGGCCGGCATGATGCCGACGCCCGCTTCGGAAAACATCATCGGCCAGGTTCGTGAGGCGCTGCAGTTGCTCGACTCGAGCACGCACGTCGGCGGGCGCTTCGATCCCGCCTCGTCTGAGCGTACCTTCCGGCTCAGCATGACCGACCTCACGGAGGCACTCCTTTTGCCCGCACTGGAGGAGGTGCTGCAGCAACTGGCGCCCGGCATCCGCATCGAAAGCTACTTCACGACGCGCAGAGAGGTTCCGGAAGCGCTAGCCAGCGGGGCGGTCAATCTCGCGATCGACGCGCCGCTGATTGACGACCCCTACCTCGAGCAGGAGCCGGTGGGCCGTGACCGTTATGCATGCATGCTGCGCCACGACCATCCGTTCACCAGAAAGAAGCTGACGATCGATGACTACCTCAGGTTCGGTCATATCCACGTCTCGAGCCGCCCTCAGGGGTCGGGTCTCGTCGACGCGGAACTGAACAGGCTGGGTCTCAGGCGATCGATTCAGACGCGGGTTCAACACTATCTGGTCGCCCCCTTGATCGCGATGCGCACCGATCTCGTCCTCACGGCCCCCCTCGTGCTGCTTCAGCGGTATGACGCGCGAATCCTGGCGCTGCCGTTCGATCTTCCGGATCTTCAGTCGCATTGCTACTGGCATCGAAGCGTGACCGGGGACCCGGCGCATCGTTGGCTGCGCGAGCAGATTGGCCGTCTCATGCGGGAAATGCACCAGTAG
- a CDS encoding multidrug resistance protein MdtO has translation MSGLDGVGRRLAWPRPLAQLAAFLRSELGGFPGRANVTLRCVLGCAIVIVVSMTLQLPELALSMIAVFFVTQSNIVMTRLVALSIVIGTTCAIACIIGVYRLTFDYPLLRIIVASAIFFCSAYLIRAVAKLGLVFFLVALIVIYAQTFADRTDNAEALVRDCLWVWVAVNYSVVLSLIINTLFLPAEPERQLRAAMQRQLATARARLAVMIDANAPAVRIGSLDLERGALALQKLLRFSTMRHHYSEEDASAWLACATVVSRIFEAAAVLPEHAVARDAGQIDAIRVVQDELVSLDHAIGDNVQWQHWSASHEAPASTSIPALDAMQRALNAYSEATRRAVAPTPLDEAAAGSAAEKEAKGEPATKATKVAARSAQPGPDVFANPRYARFALRTLFSVLICYVFYNAVDWPGIHTIMLTCLVVALPSLGASSRQGVLRITGALIGSALALFMVAFVIPQLESVTGLLLMSLPVIALGAWVAAGSERSAYAGIQIMFTFALALLESFSPPSDLTEIRDRIVGIILGVGVATFIQMSMWPERESDGLRTQLTSILRKIAALARIEAKAVLTGPRATDSQAVVETWAMIADCEMALARVALEPDWREGETTRITLLSQTMLAQSRALLIAIEAFHHEAMINASASAPMARAAKFQSDVADALERYASQLAAEPPAATTPAPLDPSELRTAPAAVAGRAGAETLERLALRIDAALAGLPRWWADEHASGEFANAG, from the coding sequence ATGAGCGGGCTCGACGGCGTCGGGCGCCGCCTCGCCTGGCCGCGGCCGCTCGCGCAACTGGCCGCGTTCCTGCGCTCGGAGCTTGGCGGGTTTCCAGGGCGCGCCAACGTGACCCTGCGCTGCGTGCTCGGCTGCGCGATCGTGATTGTCGTGTCGATGACCTTGCAGCTGCCAGAGCTGGCGCTGTCGATGATAGCGGTGTTCTTCGTCACGCAGTCGAACATCGTGATGACCCGCCTGGTCGCATTGAGTATTGTGATCGGCACGACCTGCGCGATCGCCTGCATCATCGGCGTCTACCGGCTGACGTTCGACTACCCGCTGCTGCGCATCATCGTCGCAAGCGCGATCTTTTTTTGCAGCGCTTATCTGATTCGGGCCGTGGCGAAACTGGGGCTGGTGTTCTTTCTCGTCGCGCTGATCGTGATTTACGCGCAGACCTTTGCCGATCGGACCGATAACGCGGAAGCGCTGGTGCGGGACTGTCTGTGGGTGTGGGTGGCGGTGAACTACTCAGTTGTCCTGTCGCTGATCATCAACACGCTGTTTCTGCCAGCCGAACCGGAGCGGCAGTTGCGCGCCGCCATGCAACGGCAGCTCGCGACGGCCCGTGCGCGGCTCGCGGTCATGATCGACGCGAATGCGCCGGCGGTGCGTATCGGCTCGCTCGATCTCGAGCGCGGCGCGCTGGCGTTGCAGAAGCTGTTGCGTTTTTCAACCATGCGTCACCACTACAGCGAGGAAGATGCTTCGGCGTGGTTGGCCTGCGCGACCGTGGTATCGCGCATCTTTGAAGCTGCGGCGGTGCTGCCTGAGCATGCAGTCGCGCGCGACGCCGGGCAGATCGATGCCATCCGTGTGGTGCAGGACGAACTCGTGTCGCTCGATCACGCGATTGGAGACAACGTGCAATGGCAGCACTGGAGCGCATCGCACGAGGCGCCGGCGTCGACCTCGATACCCGCGCTCGACGCGATGCAACGCGCGCTCAACGCGTACTCCGAGGCCACGCGGCGTGCCGTCGCGCCGACGCCGCTGGATGAGGCGGCGGCCGGCAGTGCAGCGGAGAAAGAGGCGAAAGGGGAGCCGGCGACGAAAGCGACGAAAGTGGCGGCGCGTTCCGCGCAGCCCGGACCGGACGTGTTCGCGAATCCGCGTTACGCGCGCTTCGCGCTGCGTACGCTGTTCTCGGTCCTGATCTGCTACGTGTTCTACAACGCGGTGGACTGGCCGGGTATCCACACGATCATGCTGACGTGTCTCGTGGTCGCGCTGCCGAGCCTTGGCGCGTCGAGCCGCCAGGGCGTGCTGCGGATCACCGGCGCACTGATCGGCAGTGCCCTGGCGTTGTTCATGGTCGCGTTCGTGATTCCGCAACTGGAAAGCGTGACGGGTCTGCTGCTGATGAGCTTGCCCGTGATCGCGCTCGGCGCCTGGGTGGCGGCGGGTTCCGAGCGGAGCGCCTATGCCGGTATCCAGATCATGTTTACGTTTGCGCTGGCGCTGCTCGAATCGTTCTCGCCGCCGTCAGATCTCACCGAGATCCGCGACCGGATCGTCGGCATCATCCTGGGTGTCGGGGTGGCCACCTTCATCCAGATGTCGATGTGGCCGGAACGCGAATCGGATGGCCTGCGTACGCAACTGACCTCGATATTGCGCAAGATCGCGGCGCTGGCGCGTATCGAGGCGAAGGCGGTGCTCACCGGCCCACGCGCGACGGATTCGCAGGCGGTGGTTGAAACGTGGGCCATGATCGCCGATTGCGAGATGGCGCTCGCGCGTGTCGCGCTCGAACCCGACTGGCGCGAGGGAGAGACGACCCGTATTACGCTGCTGTCGCAGACGATGCTCGCGCAGAGCCGTGCGCTGCTTATCGCGATCGAAGCGTTTCATCATGAAGCGATGATCAATGCGTCGGCAAGCGCGCCGATGGCGCGCGCAGCGAAGTTTCAGTCGGATGTCGCGGATGCGCTGGAGCGATACGCGTCACAGCTCGCGGCCGAGCCACCGGCCGCGACGACGCCGGCGCCGCTCGACCCGAGTGAACTGCGCACCGCGCCGGCAGCGGTAGCGGGCAGGGCAGGCGCAGAAACGCTGGAACGGCTAGCTCTGCGGATTGATGCGGCACTCGCCGGGTTGCCACGCTGGTGGGCCGACGAGCATGCGTCTGGCGAATTCGCGAATGCGGGGTGA
- a CDS encoding Broad specificity phosphatase PhoE, with protein MAELYLVRHGQASFGAENYDELSPSGHTQSAWLGEYFAQANVRFDRVVIGTMQRHRQTVDGILAAMGGPQVEIAQDAGLNEYDFEALFAALGEAGLPSGLSPASSKKDFYKGLRQVLQLWADDRLPGRVPETWQQFQARVQRARLDIQRAGGRRVLVVSSGGPIAVTAQQVLQAPSASAIALNLQIRNSSVCQYVFNDDAMSLVSFNSVPHLEHAERREFVTYG; from the coding sequence ATGGCAGAACTCTATCTTGTACGGCATGGTCAGGCGTCTTTCGGCGCCGAAAACTATGACGAACTCTCTCCTTCCGGTCATACCCAATCAGCTTGGCTCGGCGAGTACTTCGCGCAGGCGAACGTGCGGTTCGATCGCGTTGTCATCGGCACCATGCAGCGGCATCGGCAAACCGTCGATGGCATTCTGGCCGCGATGGGTGGTCCGCAAGTCGAGATCGCGCAAGACGCGGGTCTGAACGAATACGATTTCGAGGCATTGTTCGCCGCCCTCGGCGAAGCGGGCTTGCCGTCAGGTTTGTCGCCGGCCAGTTCAAAGAAGGACTTTTACAAAGGGCTCCGGCAAGTGCTGCAGCTTTGGGCCGATGACCGCTTGCCGGGTCGTGTTCCAGAGACATGGCAGCAGTTCCAGGCGCGTGTCCAGCGCGCGCGCCTCGACATCCAGCGGGCTGGCGGCCGGCGCGTTCTGGTGGTGAGTTCGGGTGGTCCGATCGCGGTAACGGCCCAGCAGGTTCTGCAGGCGCCCAGTGCGAGCGCGATTGCCCTGAACCTGCAGATTCGAAACAGCAGCGTTTGCCAATACGTCTTTAACGACGATGCGATGTCGCTAGTCAGCTTCAATTCAGTGCCTCATCTCGAACATGCCGAGAGGCGTGAATTTGTCACTTACGGCTGA
- a CDS encoding outer membrane protein, multidrug efflux system: MTHFACILRRVLRLPRLLSLWRLTRMPAVRLVTRPATRRLDHWLASLALPLLASCAIIHHDNPPAAMIAPQQIRLADDIHLANEGWPSARWWEQYHDPQLNTLVDLALAHAPTLAIAHERVGQAHAQVELIQAGSGLQMSALAEADRERVSGHGFLSAYASHDPAIGAYGPWYWTGLVGVDAHYDIDIWGKQRDLVRAAIGEQNARRAEAAQAELELSAGVAQLYYSIQITYASLELLRQLREVRAFELDTRSARHERGLEALTQTAEARAQLLAIDQQLASSEEQIVHAREALRALAGVGPDDLPAIAPVPLPAPAVSLPSTLSYELLARRPDLQAMRWLVQASFDKIDAAKAAFYPSFDITAFFGFNALRMRDLFMHSSQQINLIPGLTLPIFDGGRLNANLHGARTASNTLIEQYDQAVLDAVRDVAQSGSEIDDLDHRVHLQHDRIDALSFARDSAEASYQTGLADRTTAIEAKAPVIVGRIELVQLTGDEIEAGIVLTRALGGGYRSDELPGESDRHASRP, from the coding sequence ATGACACACTTCGCCTGCATCCTGCGCCGCGTGCTGCGCTTACCGCGCTTACTGAGCCTGTGGCGCCTGACGCGCATGCCGGCCGTACGACTGGTCACGCGACCCGCCACACGACGGCTCGATCACTGGCTCGCGTCGCTTGCGCTGCCGTTGCTCGCCTCCTGCGCGATCATCCACCACGACAATCCGCCCGCCGCGATGATCGCGCCGCAGCAGATCCGCCTCGCCGACGACATCCATCTCGCGAACGAAGGCTGGCCGTCGGCGCGTTGGTGGGAGCAGTATCACGATCCGCAGCTCAATACGCTGGTCGACCTGGCGCTCGCCCATGCGCCGACGCTCGCCATCGCGCACGAGCGCGTCGGGCAGGCACACGCGCAGGTCGAACTGATCCAGGCGGGGTCCGGTCTGCAGATGTCCGCGCTGGCGGAAGCCGATCGCGAGCGGGTCTCGGGTCACGGTTTCCTCAGCGCGTATGCGTCGCACGACCCGGCGATCGGCGCGTACGGGCCGTGGTATTGGACCGGGCTGGTGGGCGTCGACGCGCACTACGACATCGACATCTGGGGCAAGCAGCGCGACCTTGTGCGCGCGGCGATCGGCGAGCAGAACGCGCGGCGCGCGGAGGCGGCGCAGGCCGAGCTCGAGCTGTCGGCAGGCGTCGCACAGCTCTACTACAGCATCCAGATCACCTATGCGAGCCTCGAGCTGTTGCGGCAGCTTCGCGAAGTGCGCGCGTTCGAGCTCGACACGCGATCGGCGCGGCACGAACGCGGCCTCGAAGCGCTGACACAAACCGCCGAGGCACGCGCGCAGTTGCTGGCGATCGACCAGCAGCTCGCGTCGAGCGAGGAACAGATCGTCCACGCGCGCGAGGCGCTGCGCGCGCTGGCGGGCGTCGGTCCCGACGATCTGCCGGCGATCGCGCCGGTGCCGTTGCCGGCGCCGGCGGTTTCGCTGCCGTCGACACTGTCGTATGAGCTGCTCGCGCGGCGCCCGGATTTGCAGGCGATGCGCTGGCTGGTGCAGGCGTCGTTCGACAAGATCGATGCGGCGAAAGCGGCCTTCTACCCGAGCTTCGATATCACCGCGTTCTTCGGTTTCAACGCGCTGCGCATGCGCGACCTGTTCATGCATTCGAGCCAGCAGATCAACCTCATTCCCGGCCTCACGCTGCCGATCTTCGACGGCGGCCGCCTGAACGCGAACCTGCACGGCGCGCGCACGGCCAGCAACACGCTGATCGAGCAGTACGACCAGGCGGTGCTCGACGCGGTGCGCGACGTCGCGCAGAGCGGCAGCGAGATCGATGACCTCGATCATCGAGTGCATTTGCAGCATGACCGGATTGACGCATTGAGTTTCGCACGCGACAGTGCCGAGGCGAGTTACCAGACCGGCCTCGCCGACAGGACCACGGCGATAGAGGCGAAGGCGCCGGTCATCGTTGGGCGCATCGAGCTCGTGCAACTGACCGGCGACGAGATCGAGGCGGGCATCGTGCTGACCCGCGCGCTCGGTGGCGGCTATCGCAGCGACGAGCTGCCGGGGGAGAGTGATCGCCATGCCTCGCGACCCTAA
- a CDS encoding membrane fusion protein, multidrug efflux system, with translation MTAAQSTDAGKQRPRIWPALLLIVLAVIAVIAVIWRVDTAPRTDDAYAYADTIGVSPEVSGKIVTLAVRDNQAVKQGDLLFEIDPRPYQFALQRAQAALAQLDAQIPLTQRTVNAQGFSADAAKSAVIRAQTAAKQAGDTLARMEPLIAKGYVSAEDLDRAHTAQRSAQAELAAAQAQAREAQAAVSSVAALVAQRAVLTAEISTAQLNLEYATVRAPFDGRVVELRTSVGQFVSAQKPVFTLIDTRHWYVIANLRENELGNIRPGTRATVYLMSNTGIRFSGSVDSIGFGVDPQDGSGTANGLPSIQRSINWVHVAQRFPVKILIDHPDPQMFRIGTSAVAVLQPDRRDDRNTRDTRATPNGAPS, from the coding sequence ATGACCGCTGCCCAAAGTACGGACGCAGGAAAGCAGCGTCCGCGAATCTGGCCCGCCTTGCTGCTAATCGTGCTGGCCGTCATCGCGGTCATCGCCGTGATCTGGCGCGTGGATACCGCGCCGCGTACCGACGACGCGTATGCATACGCCGACACGATCGGCGTCTCGCCCGAAGTCAGCGGCAAGATCGTCACGCTCGCGGTGCGCGACAACCAGGCGGTGAAGCAGGGCGATCTGCTGTTCGAAATCGACCCGCGGCCGTATCAGTTCGCGTTGCAGCGCGCCCAGGCGGCGCTTGCGCAACTCGATGCGCAGATTCCGCTGACCCAGCGCACTGTCAATGCGCAAGGATTCAGCGCCGATGCGGCAAAGTCGGCGGTCATTCGCGCGCAGACCGCCGCGAAGCAGGCGGGGGACACGCTGGCGAGAATGGAGCCGCTGATCGCGAAGGGCTATGTTTCCGCCGAAGACCTGGATCGCGCGCACACTGCGCAACGCTCGGCGCAGGCCGAGCTCGCAGCCGCGCAAGCGCAGGCCCGCGAGGCACAGGCGGCGGTCAGCAGCGTCGCCGCGCTCGTCGCGCAGCGCGCGGTGCTGACGGCTGAAATCTCGACGGCGCAGCTCAACCTGGAATATGCGACCGTGCGCGCACCGTTCGACGGCCGCGTCGTCGAGCTGCGCACGTCCGTCGGACAATTCGTGTCCGCGCAAAAGCCCGTCTTCACGCTGATCGATACGCGTCATTGGTACGTGATCGCCAATCTCCGCGAGAACGAGCTCGGCAACATCCGGCCCGGCACCCGCGCGACGGTTTACCTGATGAGCAATACCGGCATCCGTTTCAGCGGTTCGGTCGACTCGATCGGCTTTGGCGTCGATCCGCAGGACGGTAGCGGCACCGCGAACGGTCTGCCGAGCATTCAGCGCAGCATCAACTGGGTGCACGTCGCGCAGCGTTTTCCGGTGAAGATCCTGATCGATCATCCCGATCCGCAGATGTTCCGGATTGGCACGTCCGCTGTCGCCGTGCTGCAGCCTGATCGTCGCGACGATCGCAACACTCGCGACACTCGCGCGACGCCCAATGGAGCGCCGTCATGA
- a CDS encoding transcriptional regulator, AraC family, translated as MIKQRSNAVSWSATDFAADSGGAADQPVVQVEERWRCPPPCAAGSVAGDRIAIARWAREPGEGLEVSSRRDDRFCIVGISLRPATVRFQHGGNVIWDGPLMPGSIQITAPGESVSASYSTSCRVMHLFIEPDLLSRRYEEADGALREPLGAIANPRIFRDVALERFATALEEVNPVADTSGRLFADSICDAIVARLLTRAADRTPRAARRAAPLPAWRLRRALDFIEANLAQPIGLADVAASTGLTRMHFAAQFRSTTGYSPHAYLLRRRIEHAQMLLRSSTFSVLDVALSCGFGSHAHFTTVFGRMVGESPNSWRTRMLQAK; from the coding sequence ATGATCAAGCAGAGATCGAATGCGGTCTCGTGGTCGGCGACAGATTTCGCCGCCGACAGCGGGGGCGCGGCCGACCAGCCGGTCGTGCAGGTCGAGGAACGCTGGCGTTGCCCGCCGCCGTGCGCGGCCGGCAGCGTCGCCGGCGACCGGATCGCCATCGCGCGCTGGGCCCGGGAGCCCGGCGAAGGGCTGGAGGTGTCGAGCCGCCGCGACGACCGCTTCTGCATTGTCGGCATCAGTCTGAGGCCGGCCACGGTGCGCTTCCAGCACGGCGGCAACGTGATCTGGGACGGCCCCCTGATGCCGGGCTCAATCCAGATCACGGCGCCCGGCGAAAGCGTCAGTGCGTCGTATTCGACGTCGTGCCGCGTCATGCATCTGTTCATCGAACCGGATCTGCTGTCGAGGCGCTACGAGGAGGCCGACGGTGCGCTGCGGGAGCCGCTCGGGGCGATCGCAAACCCGCGCATTTTCCGCGACGTCGCGCTCGAGCGGTTCGCGACCGCGCTCGAGGAGGTCAATCCGGTCGCCGACACGTCCGGCCGGCTCTTCGCGGACAGCATTTGCGACGCGATCGTCGCGCGCCTGCTCACGCGGGCGGCCGACCGTACGCCGCGGGCCGCGCGGCGTGCGGCGCCGCTGCCGGCGTGGCGTCTGCGGCGTGCGCTCGATTTCATCGAAGCGAATCTCGCGCAGCCGATCGGACTGGCCGATGTTGCCGCCAGCACCGGCCTCACCCGCATGCATTTCGCCGCGCAATTCCGCTCGACCACCGGCTATTCGCCGCACGCGTACCTGCTGCGGCGCAGGATCGAGCACGCCCAGATGCTGCTGCGCTCGTCGACATTCAGCGTGCTCGACGTCGCGCTCAGTTGTGGCTTCGGATCGCATGCGCACTTCACGACCGTCTTCGGACGGATGGTCGGCGAGTCGCCCAACAGCTGGCGGACCCGCATGCTGCAAGCTAAGTGA